One Vicugna pacos chromosome 31, VicPac4, whole genome shotgun sequence genomic region harbors:
- the LOC140690629 gene encoding uncharacterized protein isoform X1, whose protein sequence is MGATSGSRALPRFSTSQPARLDPAAQVQVQELQASQEQQDQQERQALQEWQDQQERQALQERRALQEWQALQELQALQERLDEQEWQALQELQALQEWQALQELQAPQERLDQQEWRALQERLDQQEWRALQEQLDQQEWRALQEQLDQQERQALQDRWALQERQALQEWQDQQERQALQELQALQERLDQQEQQVLQEWLDQQEWRALQERLDQQERQALQERRALQERRALQEWQALQELQAPQERLDQQEWRALQEQLDQQERQALQDRWALQERQALQEPWALQERRALQERLDQEERQALQELQVVQERQDQQERQALQERLDEQEQQALQELQARSWGETWAMSGQEAVVVGSPSYPDSSGACAGLPQCGTPAPHLGSWHECPGSPDPAVSGSAMTVTGSRPGPQVSEPCLARTTPASAPLDRLLPDQTGTLVISVTREARDTP, encoded by the exons atgggcgccacctcgggcagcagggccctgccccggttctccacatcccagccagcccgcttggacccag cggcccaggtgcaggtgcaggaactgcaggcttctcaggagcagcaagatcagcaggagcggcaggctcttcaggagtggcaagatcagcaggagcggcaggctcttcaggagcggcgggctcttcaggaatggcaggctcttcaggagctgcaggctcttcaggagcggctagatgagcaggaatggcaggctcttcaggagctgcaggctcttcaggaatggcaggctcttcaggagctgcaggctcctcaggagcggctagatcagcaggaatggcgggctcttcaggagcggctagatcagcaggaatggcgggctcttcaggagcagctagatcagcaggaatggcgggctcttcaggagcagctagatcagcaggagcgtcaggctcttcaggatcggtgggctcttcaggagcggcaggctcttcaggagtggcaagatcagcaggagcggcaggctcttcaggagctgcaggctcttcaggagcggctagatcagcaggaacagcaggttcttcaggagtggctagatcagcaggaatggcgggctcttcaggagcggctagatcagcaggaacggcaggcgcttcaggagcggcgggctcttcaggagcggcgggctcttcaggaatggcaggctcttcaggagctgcaggctcctcaggagcggctagatcagcaggaatggcgggctcttcaggagcagctagatcagcaggagcgtcaggctcttcaggatcggtgggctcttcaggagcggcaggctcttcaggagccgtgggctcttcaggagcggcgggctcttcaggagcggctagatcaggaggagaggcaggctcttcaggagctgcaggttgttcaagagcggcaagatcagcaggagcggcaggctcttcaggagcggctagatgagcaggagcagcaggctcttcaggagctgcaggcaagatcctggggagagacctgggcgatgtctgggcaggaggctgtggtggtggggagcccttcatacccagactcttccggagcctgtgctggccttccacagtgtggcacaccagcccctcacttggggagctggcatgagtgtcctggttccccggatcctgcggtgtctggctctgcaatgacagtgaccggcagccggcccggcccgcaggtctcagagccctgcctggccaggaccactcctgcttctgccccactcgaccgtctgctgcctgatcagactgggaccttggtcatctcagtcacccgggaggcaagagacacaccctag
- the LOC140690626 gene encoding uncharacterized protein isoform X2, producing MGATSGSRALPRFSTSQPARLDPAAQVQVQELQASQEQQDQQERQALQEWQDQQERQALQERRALQEWQALQELQALQERLDEQEWQALQELQALQEWQALQELQAPQERLDQQEWRALQERLDQQEWRALQEQLDQQEWRALQEQLDQQERQALQDRWALQERQALQEWQDQQERQALQELQALQERLDQQEQQVLQEWLDQQEWRALQERLDQQERQALQERRALQERRALQEWQALQELQAPQERLDQQEWRALQEQLDQQERQALQDRWALQERQALQEPWALQERRALQERLDQEERQALQELQVVQERQDQQERQALQERLDEQEQQALQELQVSEPCLARTTPASAPLDRLLPDQTGTLVISVTREARDTP from the exons cggcccaggtgcaggtgcaggaactgcaggcttctcaggagcagcaagatcagcaggagcggcaggctcttcaggagtggcaagatcagcaggagcggcaggctcttcaggagcggcgggctcttcaggaatggcaggctcttcaggagctgcaggctcttcaggagcggctagatgagcaggaatggcaggctcttcaggagctgcaggctcttcaggaatggcaggctcttcaggagctgcaggctcctcaggagcggctagatcagcaggaatggcgggctcttcaggagcggctagatcagcaggaatggcgggctcttcaggagcagctagatcagcaggaatggcgggctcttcaggagcagctagatcagcaggagcgtcaggctcttcaggatcggtgggctcttcaggagcggcaggctcttcaggagtggcaagatcagcaggagcggcaggctcttcaggagctgcaggctcttcaggagcggctagatcagcaggaacagcaggttcttcaggagtggctagatcagcaggaatggcgggctcttcaggagcggctagatcagcaggaacggcaggcgcttcaggagcggcgggctcttcaggagcggcgggctcttcaggaatggcaggctcttcaggagctgcaggctcctcaggagcggctagatcagcaggaatggcgggctcttcaggagcagctagatcagcaggagcgtcaggctcttcaggatcggtgggctcttcaggagcggcaggctcttcaggagccgtgggctcttcaggagcggcgggctcttcaggagcggctagatcaggaggagaggcaggctcttcaggagctgcaggttgttcaagagcggcaagatcagcaggagcggcaggctcttcaggagcggctagatgagcaggagcagcaggctcttcaggagctgcag gtctcagagccctgcctggccaggaccactcctgcttctgccccactcgaccgtctgctgcctgatcagactgggaccttggtcatctcagtcacccgggaggcaagagacacaccctag
- the LOC140690639 gene encoding uncharacterized protein, which produces MGATSGSRALPRFSTSQPARLDPAAQVQVQELQASQEQQDQQERQALQEWQDQQERQALQERRALQEWQALQELQALQERLDEQEWQALQELQALQEWQALQELQAPQERLDQQEWRALQERLDQQEWRALQEQLDQQEWRALQEQLDQQERQALQDRWALQERQALQEWQDQQERQALQELQALQERLDQQEQQVLQEWLDQQEWRALQERLDQQERQALQERRALQERRALQEWQALQELQAPQERLDQQEWRALQEQLDQQERQALQDRWALQERQALQEPWALQERRALQERLDQEERQALQELQVVQERQDQQERQALQERLDEQEQQALQELQVSEPCLARTTPASAPLDRLLPDQTGTLVISVTREARDTP; this is translated from the exons atgggcgccacctcgggcagcagggccctgccccggttctccacatcccagccagcccgcttggacccag cggcccaggtgcaggtgcaggaactgcaggcttctcaggagcagcaagatcagcaggagcggcaggctcttcaggagtggcaagatcagcaggagcggcaggctcttcaggagcggcgggctcttcaggaatggcaggctcttcaggagctgcaggctcttcaggagcggctagatgagcaggaatggcaggctcttcaggagctgcaggctcttcaggaatggcaggctcttcaggagctgcaggctcctcaggagcggctagatcagcaggaatggcgggctcttcaggagcggctagatcagcaggaatggcgggctcttcaggagcagctagatcagcaggaatggcgggctcttcaggagcagctagatcagcaggagcgtcaggctcttcaggatcggtgggctcttcaggagcggcaggctcttcaggagtggcaagatcagcaggagcggcaggctcttcaggagctgcaggctcttcaggagcggctagatcagcaggaacagcaggttcttcaggagtggctagatcagcaggaatggcgggctcttcaggagcggctagatcagcaggaacggcaggcgcttcaggagcggcgggctcttcaggagcggcgggctcttcaggaatggcaggctcttcaggagctgcaggctcctcaggagcggctagatcagcaggaatggcgggctcttcaggagcagctagatcagcaggagcgtcaggctcttcaggatcggtgggctcttcaggagcggcaggctcttcaggagccgtgggctcttcaggagcggcgggctcttcaggagcggctagatcaggaggagaggcaggctcttcaggagctgcaggttgttcaagagcggcaagatcagcaggagcggcaggctcttcaggagcggctagatgagcaggagcagcaggctcttcaggagctgcag gtctcagagccctgcctggccaggaccactcctgcttctgccccactcgaccgtctgctgcctgatcagactgggaccttggtcatctcagtcacccgggaggcaagagacacaccctag
- the LOC140690626 gene encoding uncharacterized protein isoform X1, with protein MGATSGSRALPRFSTSQPARLDPAAQVQVQELQASQEQQDQQERQALQEWQDQQERQALQERRALQEWQALQELQALQERLDEQEWQALQELQALQEWQALQELQAPQERLDQQEWRALQERLDQQEWRALQEQLDQQEWRALQEQLDQQERQALQDRWALQERQALQEWQDQQERQALQELQALQERLDQQEQQVLQEWLDQQEWRALQERLDQQERQALQERRALQERRALQEWQALQELQAPQERLDQQEWRALQEQLDQQERQALQDRWALQERQALQEPWALQERRALQERLDQEERQALQELQVVQERQDQQERQALQERLDEQEQQALQELQARSWGETWAMSGQEAVVVGSPSYPDSSGACAGLPQCGTPAPHLGSWHECPGSPDPAVSGSAMTVTGSRPGPQVSEPCLARTTPASAPLDRLLPDQTGTLVISVTREARDTP; from the coding sequence cggcccaggtgcaggtgcaggaactgcaggcttctcaggagcagcaagatcagcaggagcggcaggctcttcaggagtggcaagatcagcaggagcggcaggctcttcaggagcggcgggctcttcaggaatggcaggctcttcaggagctgcaggctcttcaggagcggctagatgagcaggaatggcaggctcttcaggagctgcaggctcttcaggaatggcaggctcttcaggagctgcaggctcctcaggagcggctagatcagcaggaatggcgggctcttcaggagcggctagatcagcaggaatggcgggctcttcaggagcagctagatcagcaggaatggcgggctcttcaggagcagctagatcagcaggagcgtcaggctcttcaggatcggtgggctcttcaggagcggcaggctcttcaggagtggcaagatcagcaggagcggcaggctcttcaggagctgcaggctcttcaggagcggctagatcagcaggaacagcaggttcttcaggagtggctagatcagcaggaatggcgggctcttcaggagcggctagatcagcaggaacggcaggcgcttcaggagcggcgggctcttcaggagcggcgggctcttcaggaatggcaggctcttcaggagctgcaggctcctcaggagcggctagatcagcaggaatggcgggctcttcaggagcagctagatcagcaggagcgtcaggctcttcaggatcggtgggctcttcaggagcggcaggctcttcaggagccgtgggctcttcaggagcggcgggctcttcaggagcggctagatcaggaggagaggcaggctcttcaggagctgcaggttgttcaagagcggcaagatcagcaggagcggcaggctcttcaggagcggctagatgagcaggagcagcaggctcttcaggagctgcaggcaagatcctggggagagacctgggcgatgtctgggcaggaggctgtggtggtggggagcccttcatacccagactcttccggagcctgtgctggccttccacagtgtggcacaccagcccctcacttggggagctggcatgagtgtcctggttccccggatcctgcggtgtctggctctgcaatgacagtgaccggcagccggcccggcccgcaggtctcagagccctgcctggccaggaccactcctgcttctgccccactcgaccgtctgctgcctgatcagactgggaccttggtcatctcagtcacccgggaggcaagagacacaccctag